The genome window TCTACTCCGGAAACTAAGACTTCTTGGAAGAAATACATTTTCACGCCCAGAAAGACCGAAACCTGTACACTTACTATGCAGCTCCGAATCCCGTGCTACGGCTGGTAGCCTCAATCAGATTGAGACCTATGACAAGATCCTCGCTTAGATAGAGGACGTCCTCAACCGTCAGTATAGAGGGAGACCCGTTAAATTCACCGAGAACCCACCAGTTGTAGACGGAGACAGTGCCTTTCACCCTACTCTCTGTGAAGAAAATCAGAACACCGATTGCATGAATGTAAGAAACATACTCTGGAGAGTATAAATAAATCGTCCGGTCGTTGGACTTCTTCTACGATCGAACATggaaagatcttccagcaacctgcgtttcctcccaccatgaagctgaccgccttcatataagtgaaatattcttgagaacggcgtaaaacaccaatcaaataaataaataaatccatatgtTACGGGTAAGCTTTCTCTCTCTGGGAAAATGGGAACATTGAATATAAGAAACACTCAGGACAATGTGAGCAAATTATCCATTCATCAAACACTCTGTAGGGAACCCGGGAGATGTCAGTCTATGACCTGTATTTTGAATGAGGTGTAGCTATTAACAGTGCGGTTGACAGGAGAGCGTCGTTTTCTAAATTTATGGCACGGGAGGGCATTCTGGAGTGAAAGTGTGAAAGGAAATCTTTGTGGTCTgaatgtgtgacaggagagctTTGTGGTGTGACAGGAAAGCGTGGTGGTGTCACAGGAGGGCGTTTTGCTCTGAATGTGTGAGTGGATTgtgttgtggtgtggatgtgtgacaggagagcgttgtggtgtggatgtgtgaAAGGAGAGCGTTGTGGTGTGAATGTGTGTCTGGAGAGCgatgtggtctggatgtgtgagcggagagcgttgtggtgtggatgtgtgactggagagcgttgtggtctggatgtgtgactggagagcgttgtggccTGGATGTGTCAGTGGAGAGTggtgtggtctggatgtgtgactggagagcgttgtggtgtggatgtgtgactgaagagcgttgtggtctggaggTGTGAAAGGAGAGCGTTGTTGTTTGGATGTGTGAGtggagagtgttgtggtctggatgtgtgactggagagcgttgttgtttggatgtgtgagtggagagtgttgtggtctggatgtgtgactggagagtgttgttgtgtggatgtgtgacaggagagggttgtggtgtggatgtgagactggagagcgttgtggtctggatgtgtgaccggagagcgttgtggtctgaaTGTGTAACTGGGGAgcgttgtggtgtggatgtgtgactggggagcgttgtggtgtggatgtgtgactggagagcgttgtggtctggaggTGTGAGTGGAGAGTGTTTTGGCCTggatgtgtgacaggagagcgTTGTTGTTTGGATGTGTGAGTGGAGAGTGTTGTGGCCTggatgtgtgacaggagagcgTTGTTGTTTGGATGTGTGAGtggagagtgttgtggtctggatgtgtgagtgGAGAGTGTTGTTGTCTGGATGTgagactggagagcgttgtggtatGAATGTGCGACAGAGCGCTAAACAAGCGTCAGAGATTTTGGacattcaaacaataaaatataacaggccttcaacatgtacataaatcgcATGCCAACGTACCCGTTCTACCCACTGGTGGGCCCCTAAACACTGCAATCGTCTGGTAAAAGAACCAAGTATTGTTCGTGTAGAAGTCGCTCAGGGTAGTATTGGCTATTGTACCACGGAGAGTAGCATTCTTCCACTCCTCGGTTCTGGCTATAACCTCTGAATGGATAtctggaaaaagaaaaatgttttgtatttgtctATTCTTGTCATTCAATGTAGCAATTGTGATACTCGCTACATGTATCCTGCTTGACACTTACAGACCTGTATACTGTAAAGTCAAGTTACACGTTATGCGTTCTCGTCACACTGAATACGTCTGCAATACTACCGGAGTGGAGTTCAGCCGTAattattcatgcattcattcactgcctttttcatgtgggtatAATACATCATTCACAGGAGTACAACGCGGTATTCACAACAGCTGACTAGTTTATAGGGAAGCATTATGATATCCATCGGAGATCCAGTATGACATTACCTGAGAACAATACGTTATTCACGAAGATCCCATATGCTATTACTTGACAACAATATATTATTCACGGAGATCCTATATCATATTACTGGAGAACAATATCTTATTTAAGGAGATCCTGTACGACGTTACGAGAGAACAATACGTTATTCAGGAAGAACCTATATGACAGTACTAAAGAGCAATACATTATTGACCGAGATCCTATATGATATTACTAGAGAAAAATACGTTATTCAGCGGGATACTGTATGACGCCTTGGAGGAcaatatgtttttgtatgtagGCATATATTTATGCTTGGAGTGTAATGCGTACTTAGAagtttttcaatcatatgacgactaggagtcatgaggtgtgtgtatatatagtgtgtcttctgGTGACAGGGGGAGTCCAGTTCATACCGAAGACACAaaacatgataccccacccagtcatattataatTACACTGTGTCaatcagtcttgtttccttgttctaacttTTTAGTACAGAGCCTTGCGTACAgtaccaagcgaggcagcagcaaagactatttttaaactttttggtatgacccaattcgggtttgatcccggggtttTCCAacttcaaggcggacgctctaaacATTAAGCCAACGAAGCGATCCATGTTATTCGCGGGAATTCACAATATCCACAGAACAGTTCACGATTTTGCCACGATATTATATATTACCAGAGTGCAATACATTCTTAAGTGTAAGATATGACTCACCATTGCATTTTGGGAAGCGTGAGGTCTTTGTGATCACTTCCGTTCGACACACGCACCCTGCTCCACACACTTGTCCTTTCTTAAAAGAGAGCAGGGGAAATATATGTTATCATTAGAATCGCAAATAGAAAGTATAAATCATAAAAGAAAAGTGGCAAAAGCCGACAACACACAGGCGTTGGAAGCGGGAGCGAGGCAGAGCGTTGGTTTGGTGCTAGGGGTGGGGGGATGGAGGGGGATCTTTTCTCACGATAGGCGTAACTTACATGTTCCAAGAACTGGCATAACCTATATAGAGAGAGACATTCTCACGGTCAGTGTTAACGTCATTCGTTTCTATCTGTATGTCTGTTCTATGGACTTGTGTAAAAGAAAAGTCTACAAATAATTTAACTTATTTTGGTCGAAACAACCA of Liolophura sinensis isolate JHLJ2023 chromosome 13, CUHK_Ljap_v2, whole genome shotgun sequence contains these proteins:
- the LOC135480782 gene encoding uncharacterized protein LOC135480782; this translates as MLSMSSRRLLIICLLIACSWSLANSKRRNRPKFQKGEGRCDKGQVCGAGCVCRTEVITKTSRFPKCNDIHSEVIARTEEWKNATLRGTIANTTLSDFYTNNTWFFYQTIAVFRGPPVGRTESRVKGTVSVYNWWVLGEFNGSPSILTVEDVLYLSEDLVIGLNLIEATSRSTGFGAAYELVLWRREGGVLKAAAQTLNFVPRPRPAE